From a single Lewinella sp. LCG006 genomic region:
- a CDS encoding twin-arginine translocase TatA/TatE family subunit, translating to MNTLLLFQFLGPEMLVIFFAILLLFGGRKIPELMRGIGKGIREFNTARNSLESELKEGLKEENKKSTTTES from the coding sequence ATGAATACATTGCTGTTATTCCAATTTTTAGGACCAGAAATGTTGGTCATTTTCTTCGCCATTTTGTTGCTCTTCGGTGGGCGCAAAATCCCTGAGCTGATGCGTGGCATCGGTAAAGGTATTCGTGAATTCAATACCGCTCGTAACTCTTTAGAGAGTGAACTAAAAGAGGGTTTGAAGGAAGAAAACAAGAAAAGTACCACAACAGAGTCTTAG
- a CDS encoding M16 family metallopeptidase, whose product MPKSTVTTKYDYETIPGDALNVRSYTLTNGLRVFLSVNKNEPRIFTNICFRAGSKYDPADTTGLAHYMEHMLFKGTSKIGTTNWQEESKLLEQIADLFEIYRKTTDNDKRQVIYREIDRLSYEAALLVAPNEYDRLATSIGAKGTNAYTWVEQTVYVNDIPSNELERWIKLERERFRHLALRLFHTELETVYEEFNMSQDKDFRKAHQAMRSLLFPNHPYGTQTTLGTPEHLKNPSMRNIERFYATYYVPNNAALCLAGDFDPDEAIAMIDAQFGNWKPAQFPPFEFEEQPPVNTPLRQAVKGQESAYLQIGWRMGGGKTDDYMLGLLVRQMLYNEQAGLFDLNLNQQQRVLNAEAFNWIYEDYSVFGVYGKPREGQTLQDVEELLLAEIEKLRQGDFPEWLLEASIRDMKLSDLKAVEKNDARVGAIANCFILGIPWENFVKRYDWLEQLTREDVIRFAKEKLPANGFAVVYKQEGEDPNIKKVEKPEITPAPLQKDAVSDYAREFLSTPPARMAPIFADYSHIQHENWQKGLRFDYVHNPQNPLFRLDYIFEMGKNNSRELGLAFIYLPYLGTSKYSASDIQKEFFRLGLHFEAYNYEERCHVSLTGLEESMEAGLKLVEHLLTDVQPDTDTWEAVVEDIITKRANQKQDKNVILRSGLGNFAKYGADSPFTYRIPEEGLRKLSPEQILHWVKNLHAYEHRIYYYGQMDASAAATIIKRHHKVASNLQAPPPARVFPELDQVENKVYFAHFPMVQNDIMMISRGTPYFNMAEHRIHDLYNEYFGYGLSSIVFQEIREAKALAYSTYAYYSSPALANRSHYLRTYVGTQPDKVADAMPTLMRLLEEMPIVEAGIEQARLSLLQRVESDRIPPRRLYWEAQGAWDVNMDHDILKDIYESLQTAGKKELIAFHENHVKGRNYNITILGDRAATPLKYLEQFGPLEELSQEQLFGY is encoded by the coding sequence ATGCCGAAAAGTACGGTAACAACAAAATACGATTACGAAACAATCCCCGGTGATGCGCTGAATGTCAGAAGTTATACGCTGACCAATGGGCTAAGGGTGTTTCTTAGTGTCAACAAGAATGAGCCCCGGATTTTCACGAACATTTGTTTTCGTGCCGGGTCAAAATACGATCCTGCTGACACGACTGGGCTGGCGCACTACATGGAGCATATGCTCTTCAAAGGTACCAGTAAAATTGGTACTACCAACTGGCAAGAAGAAAGCAAGCTACTCGAACAGATTGCGGATCTTTTTGAGATTTATCGCAAAACCACCGATAATGACAAGCGGCAAGTCATTTATCGCGAGATCGACCGGCTTAGCTATGAGGCAGCACTACTGGTGGCTCCTAATGAATACGATCGCCTGGCGACTTCCATCGGAGCCAAGGGTACCAACGCCTACACTTGGGTAGAGCAGACCGTTTACGTCAACGATATCCCCAGTAATGAGCTGGAACGCTGGATCAAACTGGAACGCGAACGTTTTCGTCATTTAGCACTGCGACTTTTTCATACGGAGTTGGAGACGGTTTACGAAGAGTTCAATATGAGCCAGGACAAAGATTTCCGCAAGGCCCACCAGGCAATGCGGAGTTTGTTGTTCCCCAATCACCCCTATGGTACACAAACCACGCTGGGTACCCCTGAACACCTGAAGAACCCGTCGATGCGTAATATTGAGCGTTTCTACGCTACTTATTACGTACCCAACAATGCTGCTTTGTGCCTGGCGGGCGATTTTGATCCCGACGAAGCCATTGCAATGATTGACGCGCAGTTTGGCAACTGGAAACCCGCGCAATTTCCTCCCTTCGAATTTGAAGAACAGCCCCCCGTTAATACACCTCTTCGGCAGGCGGTCAAAGGCCAGGAGAGTGCCTATTTACAGATTGGTTGGCGGATGGGTGGTGGCAAAACCGACGACTATATGCTGGGGCTTTTGGTGCGCCAGATGCTTTACAATGAACAAGCCGGTTTGTTTGACCTCAATCTCAATCAGCAGCAACGCGTACTCAATGCGGAAGCCTTCAACTGGATCTACGAGGATTATAGTGTCTTCGGCGTCTACGGCAAACCGAGAGAGGGGCAGACACTACAAGATGTGGAAGAATTGCTGTTGGCTGAAATCGAAAAACTACGGCAGGGAGATTTCCCGGAATGGTTATTGGAAGCCTCTATTCGTGACATGAAGCTGTCGGATCTCAAAGCGGTAGAAAAAAATGACGCGAGGGTAGGCGCTATTGCCAATTGTTTTATCCTCGGGATTCCTTGGGAGAATTTTGTCAAACGTTACGATTGGTTAGAGCAGCTTACCCGGGAAGATGTTATTCGTTTCGCGAAAGAAAAGCTTCCTGCCAATGGTTTCGCTGTTGTCTATAAGCAAGAAGGAGAGGATCCCAATATCAAGAAAGTAGAGAAGCCCGAGATTACTCCGGCACCCTTGCAAAAAGATGCGGTTTCTGATTATGCTCGCGAATTTTTATCGACACCTCCCGCACGGATGGCGCCTATTTTCGCGGATTATTCCCATATTCAGCACGAAAATTGGCAAAAAGGACTACGTTTTGACTATGTCCATAATCCCCAGAATCCGCTGTTCCGACTTGATTATATTTTTGAAATGGGGAAAAACAACAGCCGCGAATTGGGGCTGGCTTTTATTTACCTGCCCTACCTGGGAACCAGTAAATACAGTGCTTCTGACATTCAAAAAGAGTTTTTCCGCCTGGGGCTTCACTTCGAAGCTTACAACTACGAGGAACGCTGCCACGTATCGCTGACCGGCCTGGAAGAATCGATGGAGGCAGGCCTGAAGTTGGTAGAGCACCTACTGACGGACGTACAGCCAGATACCGACACCTGGGAGGCAGTGGTAGAAGATATTATCACCAAACGAGCCAATCAGAAACAGGATAAAAACGTCATTTTGCGTAGCGGGCTGGGGAATTTTGCCAAGTATGGAGCTGATTCTCCTTTTACTTACCGCATCCCCGAGGAAGGCTTACGTAAACTGAGCCCCGAGCAGATACTGCACTGGGTGAAAAACCTTCATGCTTACGAGCACCGCATCTATTACTACGGTCAGATGGATGCCAGTGCTGCGGCGACGATCATCAAGCGTCATCATAAGGTAGCTTCTAATTTGCAAGCACCACCACCTGCTCGGGTATTTCCTGAGCTCGACCAGGTAGAAAATAAAGTTTACTTCGCTCATTTTCCGATGGTGCAAAATGACATCATGATGATTTCGCGAGGTACGCCCTACTTCAATATGGCCGAACACCGTATCCATGATCTTTACAATGAGTATTTTGGCTACGGTCTTTCGTCGATTGTTTTTCAGGAAATTCGTGAGGCCAAGGCATTGGCTTACAGCACTTATGCCTACTATAGTAGTCCGGCGCTGGCCAATCGTTCGCATTATTTACGGACTTACGTCGGAACACAACCCGACAAAGTAGCCGATGCGATGCCTACCCTGATGCGTCTGCTGGAAGAGATGCCCATTGTCGAAGCGGGTATTGAGCAGGCTCGCCTGTCATTGCTGCAAAGGGTAGAAAGTGATCGTATTCCTCCACGCAGGTTGTACTGGGAAGCCCAGGGAGCTTGGGATGTAAACATGGATCACGATATTCTTAAAGACATCTACGAATCCTTGCAAACGGCAGGAAAAAAAGAGCTGATCGCCTTTCACGAAAATCACGTCAAAGGCCGCAATTACAATATTACGATACTGGGCGACCGTGCCGCTACACCACTCAAATACCTCGAACAGTTTGGCCCCTTGGAAGAGCTTTCACAGGAGCAGTTGTTTGGGTATTAA
- a CDS encoding class I SAM-dependent methyltransferase has translation MNKIKFLREGIKNLRTTGTVTPSSRFLCQSMLKGIDFGKARIIVELGGGDGVITRHILKKMHPEAKLLTFEVQANFCDLLREIKDDRLVVIEDSAEFIEQYLQQYGYSKADHVISAIPFVILPKEVAENIIKTCRDHLAPKGYFVQMHYSTILKSLYEGIFPKVKMSFTPLNIPPAFVFHCSN, from the coding sequence ATGAATAAGATCAAATTTTTAAGGGAAGGAATTAAAAACCTCCGCACTACTGGAACGGTAACGCCGAGCTCTCGCTTTTTGTGCCAATCCATGCTTAAAGGAATTGATTTTGGGAAAGCCCGTATCATCGTCGAATTAGGTGGGGGAGATGGCGTTATTACGCGCCATATTTTAAAGAAAATGCACCCTGAAGCCAAGCTACTTACGTTTGAAGTGCAAGCCAATTTTTGTGATTTACTTCGTGAAATAAAGGATGATCGCCTGGTTGTTATTGAAGACTCTGCCGAGTTTATTGAGCAATACTTGCAACAATACGGTTACTCAAAGGCCGACCATGTGATTTCAGCCATCCCTTTTGTGATTTTGCCTAAGGAAGTTGCTGAAAATATTATCAAAACGTGCAGAGATCATTTGGCACCTAAAGGGTATTTTGTACAAATGCACTATTCCACTATCCTGAAGTCATTGTACGAAGGTATTTTCCCTAAAGTAAAAATGAGCTTTACACCACTGAACATTCCGCCCGCTTTTGTTTTTCATTGTAGTAACTAA
- a CDS encoding porin family protein codes for MKNIIAVCGLLFFSLSLSAQNDIQFGFELSPAVSWLTTDNNKINSNGPNLGLKLGMIGEYYFRENYSFTTGIGFHFNAGGKLFYDETIDTLSIWTDANIPGDNVYEGGTDFKYSIQFVEIPFGLKLRTREFGYLKYYVEPRMTMGFRTQSKGNILNDAAVDSEEDFDIQSGVNLLNLSWGIGGGVEYTVSSSTAIIGGIAFQSGFTDLTKDKNTLLVSNGRETKEDSKGKFNSIILRLGIMF; via the coding sequence ATGAAAAATATTATTGCAGTTTGCGGACTTCTTTTCTTTAGCTTGAGCCTTTCGGCTCAAAATGATATCCAGTTTGGCTTCGAGCTGAGCCCGGCCGTTTCCTGGCTGACTACGGATAATAACAAAATCAATTCCAACGGTCCTAACCTGGGCCTAAAGTTAGGAATGATCGGTGAATACTACTTCCGGGAAAATTACTCTTTCACCACGGGTATTGGTTTTCACTTCAACGCAGGAGGGAAGCTTTTTTACGACGAAACCATTGATACCTTAAGTATCTGGACGGATGCCAATATTCCTGGTGACAATGTTTACGAAGGAGGCACCGACTTCAAATACAGTATCCAATTTGTCGAAATCCCCTTTGGCCTTAAACTGCGCACCCGCGAGTTTGGTTACCTCAAATACTACGTAGAACCTCGGATGACCATGGGTTTCCGTACCCAGTCTAAAGGCAATATCCTCAACGATGCTGCAGTAGACAGTGAAGAAGATTTTGACATCCAATCAGGCGTGAACTTATTGAACCTCTCTTGGGGAATTGGTGGCGGTGTGGAATATACCGTATCTTCCAGCACCGCAATCATTGGTGGTATTGCATTCCAGTCTGGTTTTACTGATCTTACCAAAGACAAGAATACGCTTCTTGTGAGCAACGGACGGGAAACAAAAGAAGACTCTAAAGGGAAGTTTAATAGTATTATCCTTCGCTTGGGAATTATGTTTTAA
- a CDS encoding isopenicillin N synthase family dioxygenase, producing the protein MLTRTIPLVDLSKFEHGSPAERQAFVDELGKAFHEIGFVGVTGHGVPKALIDDFYRSSKAFFALDKATKSKYEVPGLAGQRGYTSFGKEHAKGSKVADLKEFFQIGQEVPEGDPLKPEYPDNVQVAEIPEFPQLGRQLYQAFEEKGGSLLRAIALHLDLPEAYFNERIEKGNSILRAIHYPPITSEPASAIRAESHEDINLITLLVGASAGGLQLLNMDGEWQDIQPEDDEIVINVGDMLQRLTNNYLKSTTHRVVNPPREMWHLPRLSIPFFLHPKSSMDLTVLDSCVTPERPVAYEPITAGEYLDERLREIGLKK; encoded by the coding sequence ATGTTGACTCGTACCATCCCTTTGGTGGATCTGTCGAAATTTGAGCACGGCAGTCCCGCAGAACGGCAAGCTTTTGTTGATGAATTAGGAAAAGCTTTCCACGAAATTGGATTTGTAGGCGTTACCGGCCACGGGGTTCCTAAGGCTTTGATTGACGACTTTTACCGTAGTTCAAAGGCTTTCTTCGCACTTGACAAAGCGACCAAATCAAAATATGAAGTACCGGGTTTGGCTGGTCAGCGTGGCTACACCTCCTTTGGTAAAGAACATGCCAAAGGCAGTAAAGTAGCCGATCTGAAAGAATTTTTCCAGATTGGCCAGGAGGTGCCTGAAGGAGATCCATTAAAGCCCGAATATCCTGACAATGTTCAGGTGGCTGAAATCCCGGAATTCCCTCAACTCGGTCGCCAACTTTACCAGGCCTTTGAAGAGAAGGGAGGATCACTGCTGCGAGCTATCGCCCTGCACCTTGATTTACCCGAAGCTTATTTCAACGAGCGTATCGAGAAAGGAAACAGCATTCTCAGAGCGATCCATTATCCACCGATCACCTCCGAGCCCGCCTCTGCAATTCGGGCAGAAAGCCACGAAGACATCAACCTGATCACTTTGCTGGTTGGCGCCTCAGCAGGAGGTTTACAGCTCTTAAACATGGATGGCGAATGGCAGGACATCCAACCCGAAGACGATGAGATCGTGATCAACGTGGGCGATATGTTGCAGCGTTTGACCAACAACTATCTAAAATCCACTACTCACCGGGTCGTCAATCCACCAAGAGAAATGTGGCATTTACCACGCTTGAGTATTCCATTTTTCCTTCACCCTAAGAGCAGTATGGACCTGACGGTGCTAGACAGTTGTGTGACCCCAGAACGTCCCGTAGCTTACGAGCCCATTACGGCCGGTGAATACCTTGATGAACGCTTGCGTGAAATAGGGCTGAAGAAATAG
- a CDS encoding sorbosone dehydrogenase family protein: MRYLPFLICLLLASCGQINPPIKNPLKSASAALPIDRIKLPEGFKIEIFAQDITNARSMDISPGGTIFVGTRGEGKVYALKDTDGDFYVDKKYVLAEGLQMPNGVAFRDGDLYVAEVSRIIKFTAIESHLDQPGEPVVVYDKYPTETHHGWKFIDFGPDGKLYVPVGAPCNICESEDEIFASITRINPDGTDLEVVQHGVRNTVGFTWHPDDKQLWFTDNGRDMLGDDIPACELNHATADGQHFGYPYCHQGDLPDEEFGKGKDCADYVAPAQKLGAHIAPLGVEFYTGAMFPASYQKQILIAEHGSWNRSKKAGYRITLVTLDENQNATSYEPFASGWLDEEKDEAWGRPVDIEFLPDGSMLVSDDFADAIYRISYGD, encoded by the coding sequence ATGAGATACCTACCTTTTCTTATTTGTCTGCTACTGGCTAGTTGTGGGCAAATCAATCCCCCAATTAAAAACCCCTTAAAGTCAGCTTCGGCAGCATTGCCGATTGACCGAATCAAGCTGCCCGAGGGATTCAAAATAGAAATTTTTGCTCAGGACATTACCAATGCCCGCTCCATGGACATCTCCCCAGGAGGTACGATCTTCGTAGGTACCCGTGGAGAAGGCAAGGTTTACGCCTTGAAAGATACGGATGGCGATTTTTATGTTGATAAAAAATACGTTTTAGCAGAAGGCCTGCAAATGCCCAACGGCGTAGCTTTTCGCGATGGTGATTTGTATGTTGCGGAGGTGAGCAGAATTATCAAATTCACAGCTATTGAAAGCCATCTGGATCAACCCGGCGAACCGGTCGTGGTCTATGATAAATACCCTACGGAGACACACCACGGATGGAAATTTATCGATTTTGGGCCCGATGGTAAACTCTACGTTCCCGTAGGGGCTCCTTGTAATATCTGCGAATCCGAAGACGAAATTTTTGCCAGTATTACACGTATCAACCCCGATGGAACAGACCTGGAGGTGGTGCAGCACGGGGTTCGGAACACGGTAGGATTTACCTGGCATCCAGACGATAAGCAGCTTTGGTTTACGGACAATGGCCGGGATATGCTAGGGGATGATATTCCTGCCTGTGAGCTCAATCATGCCACTGCTGATGGCCAACATTTTGGTTATCCTTACTGTCATCAGGGAGACTTGCCCGACGAAGAATTTGGGAAAGGCAAAGACTGTGCCGACTATGTAGCACCCGCACAAAAATTGGGGGCACATATTGCACCACTTGGGGTAGAGTTCTACACGGGAGCTATGTTCCCGGCAAGCTATCAAAAGCAAATTTTAATTGCCGAGCACGGTAGTTGGAACCGGAGTAAAAAAGCCGGCTACCGGATTACGTTGGTAACACTCGACGAGAACCAAAACGCAACGAGTTACGAGCCTTTCGCCAGTGGTTGGCTCGACGAGGAAAAAGACGAAGCTTGGGGCCGACCCGTAGATATAGAATTTCTTCCCGATGGCTCTATGTTGGTTTCGGACGATTTTGCCGATGCCATCTATCGCATCAGCTACGGAGATTAA
- a CDS encoding tetratricopeptide repeat protein, whose translation MLSCKKLAIGFLLLCSHSLGAQPKSDLKEEAKAFIATEHYEEAIQTLERSRQLVRTDVESQFLIAVCYYQLNRLEEARQLLASLTEADKSPYPECWLYLGKIFHAQQLFEEAAAHYKLYLRTLRPDHSNRPMVIEEIRRCDNGLRLRFHDAQAIVENMGSQVNTSGDEFAPVLSPSRSSQLYFSAIRMGNSGGPRDKNTRPDEKFGRFLSDMFSTQLEGGQWQQAKALHPLLNSPQHEYLIGFSGQGKVLLYYQGWNWERGEIFADTFQQSEQRTLTTTPLLAPVRGQNGEQQLFVYNDTLILFVSRKAGGYGGLDLYQTSFRNGQWQVPVNMGPEINSAFDETTPFLARDGKTLYYSTNDSRKSIGGLDVMRTVYLPEAARWSPPENMGIPINSADDDSHFRLARDGFTGFLASARKDGMGQRDLYVAYFTKYRQEMEPPTVVFVQPEPVTSPPTTVTPPIYTPPASTPTPVVVVPTTTAPSWQTRVSTLSTAAPNWLTSLGEQARQYPGDHLILTCYVPQQRGVLSGELYSGLEALAAYSRALQANGVAPERIFLRALAHNEQDYQIDAHLAPTTTTFSARAIPVIGTDQTKSPADNALGEALCYKVQVMSVQRSVNDQKLSQRPQLMLEQAMGSPYQRFTAGAYSNFAAAENFRRELVSAGYKGAYIVPYLYGRRLEKGEATQYVESFPDLRNFLGR comes from the coding sequence ATGTTGTCGTGCAAAAAATTAGCGATCGGTTTTCTCTTGCTGTGCAGCCATTCTCTGGGTGCACAGCCCAAAAGTGATTTGAAGGAGGAGGCCAAAGCATTCATTGCTACCGAGCACTACGAAGAAGCGATCCAAACCCTTGAGCGATCACGTCAGCTTGTTCGTACCGATGTAGAGAGCCAGTTTTTGATTGCAGTTTGTTATTACCAACTTAATCGACTGGAAGAAGCCCGGCAACTTTTGGCGTCGTTGACGGAGGCCGATAAATCTCCTTATCCAGAGTGTTGGCTTTATTTGGGTAAAATTTTCCATGCTCAGCAGTTGTTTGAGGAAGCAGCCGCGCATTACAAACTTTATTTGCGCACACTTCGCCCCGACCATTCCAATCGACCGATGGTCATTGAAGAGATTCGGCGTTGTGACAATGGCCTGCGCCTACGTTTTCACGATGCACAGGCGATTGTAGAAAACATGGGCTCGCAGGTAAATACCAGCGGAGATGAATTTGCGCCTGTACTGAGTCCTTCACGTTCCAGTCAGCTGTATTTTAGTGCTATTCGAATGGGCAACAGCGGTGGCCCCAGGGATAAGAATACCCGCCCCGATGAAAAATTTGGGCGCTTTTTGAGCGACATGTTTTCTACCCAGCTCGAGGGTGGGCAGTGGCAACAGGCCAAAGCACTGCACCCATTGCTAAATAGTCCGCAGCATGAATACCTGATTGGGTTTTCCGGGCAAGGGAAGGTGCTGCTTTATTACCAGGGTTGGAATTGGGAAAGAGGGGAAATTTTTGCGGATACCTTTCAGCAGTCGGAGCAGCGAACCCTCACCACCACCCCATTACTCGCACCCGTGAGAGGGCAAAACGGAGAGCAACAACTCTTCGTTTACAACGATACCTTGATACTTTTTGTCAGCCGTAAGGCTGGAGGATATGGTGGATTGGATTTGTACCAAACCTCTTTTCGGAACGGCCAGTGGCAAGTTCCCGTGAATATGGGACCAGAGATCAATTCGGCCTTTGATGAAACAACGCCTTTTTTGGCTCGTGATGGTAAAACGCTTTATTACAGTACCAACGATAGTAGGAAGTCTATTGGAGGATTAGATGTCATGCGTACTGTATACTTACCGGAAGCCGCTCGCTGGTCACCACCGGAAAACATGGGGATTCCTATCAATTCAGCCGATGATGATTCCCACTTTCGTCTGGCTCGCGATGGGTTTACGGGCTTTTTGGCATCGGCGCGAAAAGATGGTATGGGGCAGCGTGACCTATACGTAGCTTATTTTACCAAGTACCGGCAGGAAATGGAACCGCCTACCGTTGTTTTCGTCCAACCGGAGCCGGTAACTTCTCCACCCACCACGGTTACACCGCCAATTTATACGCCCCCCGCCTCCACTCCGACGCCAGTGGTTGTTGTACCAACGACGACTGCCCCATCCTGGCAAACCAGGGTTAGTACGCTCAGTACTGCTGCTCCCAACTGGCTTACCAGCTTGGGAGAGCAAGCTCGGCAGTACCCTGGCGATCATTTGATCCTGACGTGCTATGTGCCTCAGCAGCGGGGTGTGCTCAGTGGTGAGCTTTATTCGGGCTTAGAAGCCTTGGCCGCTTACAGCCGTGCCCTACAAGCGAATGGTGTTGCGCCAGAGCGCATTTTTCTCCGTGCTTTAGCCCACAACGAGCAGGATTATCAAATTGATGCTCACCTGGCTCCAACTACTACCACCTTTTCGGCCCGTGCAATACCCGTCATAGGTACCGACCAAACAAAATCCCCCGCAGACAATGCTTTGGGAGAAGCACTTTGCTATAAAGTACAGGTCATGTCGGTCCAACGTTCCGTAAACGATCAAAAATTGAGCCAGCGACCACAATTGATGTTGGAGCAGGCTATGGGATCACCCTACCAGCGTTTCACGGCCGGAGCTTACAGCAATTTTGCTGCAGCAGAAAATTTTCGGCGTGAACTTGTCAGTGCCGGTTATAAGGGAGCCTACATTGTTCCTTACCTCTATGGGCGGCGCTTAGAAAAGGGAGAAGCAACACAATATGTAGAAAGTTTTCCTGATTTACGCAACTTCCTCGGACGTTAG
- the nadC gene encoding carboxylating nicotinate-nucleotide diphosphorylase, which yields MSVILDSKLEEQIQDFITRALSEDVGEGDHTSLACIPANDRSTARLLVKDAGIIAGVAIAERVFRHVDPSAELKINIEDGKNMSYGDIAFEVTCNTQALLKAERLVLNTMQRMSGIATLSNRFVFEIEDLPVKILDTRKTTPNLRFIEKWAVRLGGCYNYRDGLYDRIMLKDNHIDACGGIREAIEQVTTYQKEKGLNLPITVEVRNLVELYEVMDVGQIDRIMLDNFELPILAEAVAVVNKRYETEASGGVNIHTVRKIAQTGVNFISVGALTHSAVSLDLSLKVVK from the coding sequence ATGTCCGTGATCCTCGATAGTAAATTAGAAGAACAGATTCAGGATTTCATCACTCGCGCCTTGAGCGAGGATGTGGGTGAGGGTGATCATACCTCGCTGGCGTGTATTCCGGCCAATGATCGTTCTACCGCTCGCCTGCTCGTGAAAGATGCGGGAATCATTGCAGGCGTAGCCATCGCTGAGCGTGTTTTCCGCCATGTTGATCCCAGTGCGGAGTTGAAAATCAATATTGAGGATGGCAAAAACATGAGCTACGGCGATATTGCTTTTGAGGTGACTTGCAATACGCAGGCACTCCTCAAGGCCGAACGCCTGGTACTGAATACGATGCAGCGCATGAGTGGTATTGCTACCCTCAGCAACCGCTTTGTGTTTGAGATTGAGGATTTGCCCGTGAAAATTCTAGATACGCGAAAAACTACGCCCAATCTACGGTTCATCGAAAAGTGGGCCGTCCGGCTGGGTGGTTGCTACAATTACCGCGACGGCTTGTACGATCGTATCATGCTCAAAGACAACCATATTGATGCTTGTGGAGGCATCCGGGAAGCCATAGAGCAAGTAACGACTTACCAAAAAGAAAAAGGGCTGAATTTACCCATCACGGTTGAAGTTCGTAATCTGGTAGAACTCTACGAGGTCATGGACGTAGGGCAGATCGACCGAATCATGCTGGACAACTTTGAACTCCCTATTCTGGCAGAGGCCGTTGCGGTAGTCAATAAACGCTACGAGACGGAAGCTTCCGGAGGGGTGAACATCCATACGGTACGCAAGATCGCCCAGACGGGGGTCAACTTTATTTCCGTTGGCGCGCTCACGCATTCGGCCGTTAGTCTTGATTTGAGTCTTAAAGTGGTGAAGTAA